A genomic region of Chitinimonas arctica contains the following coding sequences:
- a CDS encoding TonB-dependent receptor, giving the protein MDIRSTRKRNALLLASKLSLACLSAMALVPASHAAETTTSAAQNYRIPAGRLADQLKLFSQQSGKALLVDEALVKNLNGPAVQGSHSPQGALALLLADAGMHATANKDGSFKVGAAEGALAAVTVTGEKIDRSMQETTTAVTVLRGRDVDVGGSRSVYEVVSRAPNVTANGAGIPNIRGVAGTGPSTGVFSFISGARPRVSTSVDGVSESWSGQRYVDSGLWDVAQMEVMSGPQSTTQGRNTIGGAIVVNTNDPTFHREGAVRAGYENKGGKALLAGMVSGPLVEDELAFRITAEGLRGKGFINYPGEWPWDPSEIRRSSVRAKLLWQPKAAPGLSAKLTLSRRDQKGEYLNTVDGDFTAYQFRGLASNTRYQDSSNTTVSTDVRYRFSDALTGHLQYSRGDYDAKFKETGADRFSLKMDEKSNTLESRLVYDPNGGAFSGVVGLYYYDRKQDLNAAPDGFVGDDKVKTLALFGESTLTIANGLDLILGGRVEREKQNRDVTAWPGKPWTGYVKTDIAETLFLPKFGISYKATPETTVGFTARKGYNAGGGSVDWITSEFYQYGKEEVSTYEFSTRSQLLDKRLNLNANLFINRYDDYQALLNRRFVNIPKGSSHGLEVSANGMVTRQLELHGSLGWLHTKVNTAPAANPAIAGNHFNYAPRFTANLGFKQRLDGGWYFGGDLTHTGKYYSEIDNNEQFKAGGYTLVDANAGYQRAAWNVRAYVKNATNRNVMFLKTATLAQVGQPRTMGVTVDYLF; this is encoded by the coding sequence ATGGACATTCGCAGTACGCGCAAGCGCAACGCCCTTCTGCTGGCCAGCAAACTGAGCCTGGCCTGTCTGAGCGCCATGGCGCTGGTCCCCGCCAGCCATGCGGCAGAAACCACCACTTCGGCAGCACAGAACTATCGGATTCCAGCCGGCCGACTGGCTGACCAGCTCAAACTTTTCAGCCAGCAATCGGGCAAGGCCCTGCTGGTGGACGAAGCCTTGGTGAAGAACCTGAATGGTCCGGCCGTCCAGGGCAGCCATAGTCCGCAGGGCGCGTTGGCTTTGCTGCTGGCGGATGCCGGCATGCATGCCACCGCCAACAAGGACGGCAGCTTCAAGGTCGGCGCAGCGGAAGGCGCCCTGGCGGCCGTCACCGTCACCGGCGAAAAGATCGACCGCTCCATGCAGGAAACCACCACCGCCGTGACCGTGCTGCGCGGCCGCGACGTGGATGTGGGCGGATCGCGCTCGGTCTATGAAGTAGTCAGTCGCGCGCCTAACGTTACCGCCAATGGCGCCGGCATCCCCAATATCCGTGGCGTAGCGGGCACCGGCCCTTCGACGGGCGTGTTCTCGTTTATCTCCGGCGCCCGCCCCCGGGTCAGCACGTCGGTGGATGGCGTATCGGAAAGCTGGTCCGGCCAGCGCTATGTCGATTCCGGCCTGTGGGATGTTGCCCAGATGGAAGTGATGAGCGGCCCGCAATCCACCACCCAAGGCCGCAATACCATAGGCGGCGCCATCGTCGTCAATACCAATGATCCGACCTTCCATCGCGAAGGCGCGGTACGGGCCGGTTACGAAAACAAGGGCGGCAAGGCGCTCCTGGCGGGCATGGTGTCCGGCCCGCTAGTGGAAGACGAACTGGCTTTCCGTATCACCGCAGAAGGCTTGCGCGGTAAGGGCTTTATCAATTACCCGGGCGAATGGCCGTGGGACCCGTCCGAAATCCGCCGCAGCAGCGTGCGTGCCAAACTGCTCTGGCAACCGAAGGCCGCACCAGGTCTGTCGGCCAAGCTCACCCTGTCGCGCCGCGACCAGAAGGGCGAATACCTCAACACCGTGGACGGTGATTTCACCGCTTATCAATTCCGCGGCTTGGCCTCCAATACCCGCTATCAGGATTCCAGCAACACCACGGTCAGCACCGATGTACGCTACCGCTTCTCGGATGCGCTCACCGGCCACCTGCAGTACAGTCGCGGCGACTACGACGCCAAGTTCAAGGAAACCGGCGCCGATCGTTTTTCGCTGAAGATGGATGAGAAGAGCAATACGCTGGAATCGCGCCTGGTCTATGACCCGAACGGCGGCGCATTCAGCGGCGTGGTCGGCTTGTACTATTACGATCGCAAGCAAGACCTGAATGCAGCACCGGACGGCTTCGTCGGCGACGACAAGGTCAAGACCCTGGCCCTGTTCGGCGAATCCACCCTGACTATAGCCAACGGCCTCGACCTGATCCTGGGCGGCCGCGTGGAGCGCGAGAAGCAGAACCGCGATGTCACCGCCTGGCCCGGCAAGCCCTGGACCGGCTACGTCAAGACCGATATCGCCGAAACCCTGTTCCTGCCCAAGTTCGGCATCAGCTACAAAGCCACGCCCGAAACCACCGTGGGCTTCACCGCCCGCAAGGGTTATAACGCCGGCGGCGGCAGCGTGGACTGGATCACCAGCGAGTTTTACCAGTACGGCAAGGAAGAGGTCAGCACCTATGAATTCAGCACCCGCTCGCAGTTGCTGGACAAGCGCCTGAACCTGAACGCCAATCTGTTCATCAATCGCTACGACGATTACCAGGCCTTGTTGAACCGCCGCTTCGTCAATATCCCCAAGGGCAGCAGCCATGGCCTGGAAGTCAGCGCCAACGGCATGGTGACCCGCCAGCTGGAATTGCATGGCTCGCTGGGCTGGCTGCATACCAAGGTGAACACCGCGCCGGCCGCCAATCCCGCTATCGCCGGCAATCACTTCAACTATGCACCCAGGTTCACCGCCAATCTGGGCTTCAAGCAACGCCTGGACGGCGGCTGGTACTTCGGCGGCGACCTGACCCATACCGGCAAGTACTACTCGGAGATCGACAATAACGAGCAGTTCAAGGCCGGCGGTTACACCTTGGTCGATGCCAATGCAGGCTACCAGCGTGCCGCCTGGAATGTGCGTGCCTACGTCAAGAACGCGACCAACCGGAATGTGATGTTCCTGAAGACCGCGACCCTGGCCCAGGTAGGACAGCCCAGGACGATGGGCGTGACGGTCGATTATCTGTTCTGA
- the fes gene encoding enterochelin esterase: protein MILNSAASETAAWLQALEVGSERWWQAVADRGAPFCEQITEDTVCATFLWRDPQGGPKQSSTLRVFIDVNSVTNHHSLEPASLTRIGETDVWYWQAVLPADWRGSYLFIPVGEANLPPSPVGELDVQRNRHRQWWRAVLDHAQPDALNPRRPHASAWGGALSALHLPQAPDQSAWQQVDSGQYAQPATLRTLDWHSELLGNRRRIWIHATGAGLDEAQRRQRPLVLLLDGQHWAMSMPIYSALDSETAAGRLPPAVYVLIDVIDGARRQEELSCEPLFWQAVQAELLPKAAAIEPFSDEAGHTVVAGQSLGGLSAAYAGLHWPERFGRVLSQSGSFWWPHVNLLDAPPGQPCPRKPGSRGRLAEHLAAGKLAQGGLRVFMEVGSREDVMIDVNDSLHEGLRQAGHEVHYRRFEGGHDWLCWRGGLLDGLSCLLAP, encoded by the coding sequence GTGATTTTGAACTCAGCGGCATCCGAAACGGCAGCCTGGCTGCAAGCGCTGGAAGTGGGCAGCGAGCGATGGTGGCAAGCCGTCGCCGATCGCGGCGCACCTTTTTGCGAACAGATTACCGAGGATACGGTCTGCGCCACCTTCCTTTGGCGCGATCCACAGGGCGGACCCAAGCAGTCGAGCACCCTGCGGGTGTTTATCGACGTGAACTCGGTCACCAATCACCACAGCCTTGAACCGGCCTCGCTGACCCGCATCGGCGAGACCGATGTCTGGTACTGGCAAGCCGTCCTGCCAGCCGACTGGCGTGGCAGCTACCTGTTCATTCCGGTCGGCGAAGCGAACCTGCCGCCGTCTCCGGTGGGCGAGCTGGATGTGCAGCGCAATCGTCATCGGCAATGGTGGCGGGCCGTACTCGACCACGCTCAGCCCGATGCACTCAACCCGCGCCGCCCCCATGCCAGTGCCTGGGGTGGCGCCTTATCGGCGCTGCACCTGCCGCAGGCGCCGGACCAATCGGCATGGCAGCAGGTGGACAGCGGTCAATATGCCCAGCCAGCCACGCTGCGGACGCTCGACTGGCACAGCGAGCTGCTCGGCAATCGGCGTCGGATCTGGATCCATGCCACCGGAGCGGGCCTGGACGAGGCGCAGCGCCGGCAGCGGCCGCTGGTTCTCTTGCTGGATGGCCAGCATTGGGCCATGAGCATGCCCATCTACTCGGCGCTGGACAGCGAAACCGCCGCCGGCCGGCTGCCTCCCGCCGTCTATGTATTGATCGATGTGATCGATGGCGCGCGCAGGCAGGAGGAATTGTCCTGCGAGCCCTTGTTCTGGCAGGCGGTACAGGCGGAATTGCTACCGAAGGCGGCCGCCATTGAACCGTTCAGCGACGAAGCCGGCCACACGGTGGTGGCCGGACAAAGCCTGGGCGGCTTGTCCGCCGCCTATGCCGGCTTGCACTGGCCGGAACGCTTTGGCCGCGTGCTGAGCCAATCGGGCTCATTCTGGTGGCCCCACGTCAATTTGCTCGATGCCCCGCCCGGTCAGCCCTGTCCACGCAAACCCGGCAGCCGGGGCCGGCTGGCCGAGCATCTGGCGGCCGGCAAGCTGGCACAAGGTGGACTGCGCGTGTTCATGGAAGTCGGCAGCCGCGAGGACGTCATGATCGATGTGAACGACAGCCTGCACGAAGGCCTGCGCCAGGCCGGCCACGAAGTCCATTACCGCCGTTTCGAAGGCGGGCACGACTGGTTGTGCTGGCGCGGCGGCCTGCTGGATGGCCTGTCCTGCCTGCTGGCCCCGTAG